One Micromonospora eburnea genomic region harbors:
- a CDS encoding type I polyketide synthase, with protein sequence MDTNIDSVAIIGLAARVPGAADAEQFWQNLNEGRNCVRIVDEAELVAAGVPRETLADPRYVRAVAQAPDIDLFDAEFFGMTPREAQVCDPQIRLFLEAAHAAVEDAGYRPSQLSDVGVFGAAGSNRYLDLYLRPDARSHRSLTGISLGTWNNADSLATLVSYKLNFRGPSMTVQTACSSSLTAVHQAVNSIRMGECDMALAGGAEVELPLSQGYWWTPDGPLSRDGLCRPFAAAATGTVFGSGVGVVFLKRLSQALADGDQIRAIIRGTAVNNDGAGKMSFTAPGVDGQSDVVVEALTVAGVEPRDLSLVEAHGTGTALGDPIEVSALKQAFARLGAARSDAPWCRLGSVKANIGHLGHAAGVASLIKTVLCLEHERVPGLINVDRPNPELGLEGSPLLIDQNPAEWPRTMGRPRLAGVSSLGVGGTNVHVLVEEGQVPQPPRIDGDPKIIVWSARSAEAADAYRGRLAEFFARPGEPDLAATASTLQHGRTAYPYRSAVVASSSAEAAACLTAVDASAVRRAADRSADVAFLLPGQGAQHSGMAADLYPHEPAFATALDELFDLFAAEGLPVADAWRSGTDRDLADTLVAQPVLFAVEIALYRMWQSYGVRPAYLLGHSVGELAAAAMAGVFDLPDAVRVVAARAHAMARTPAGAMLAVAAPADEIIPLLPDELTLAVDNGPRQCVVAGKPEHVDAFARHQRALGQRVRPLPGPYAFHTAVMEPAAAEFEKTLRTVTARPPSLPLISARTGRPMTPEEAVDPRFWAAQLVQPVRFGPALAHLLSLSPRVLLEVGPGRTLASLARSRSDGDPDGYLVLGTLPPRRAEPPADRRAVRHAVSALWSEGLDVNWSAVSGAGIRRAAVPGYPYQRVRHWCDAPTAGRDTPKAQSSPVGPGFSAPAVASTSVDGTVSPFTTIEWAREPELPPAPTTGSPGPVDALALLPADDSRARDLVVALNRAGLRVTGVPQGPDDGGFHLTPGRLTDLAEVLRRLAGEDRYPQVIVHGWTLDHDPDDPVAERVESAYHSLAEVVRQGVRSAPSGRPGLLVLTRRSVDVSGSEAIDPATAALHPLLRTVVDEEPGMSVRLVDVGDGTPEDALVAELARWREPGFVALRGHRRWCGFEAPYRPATQDGPALRRGGVYLLTGGTGGLGLAVAKAMAATGQRPYLALLSRSGTAPAAELAAIRALGADVRVHACDVSDRESLRALVDEITEERGPVAGVLHLAGVPGSGLVQFGRPDRVADTLRPKVLGALAIEDVFRTRPPLDFLVFFSSRAALEGQPGGADYAVANAFLDAFSRTCAVPAVRTLSINWPAWSGVGMAVAPALPAAAGSIRWHRVVRPPDEPVIDEHRLDDVPVAPGTSHLDFVVTAFREAVLDGERATIHLEDVVLQQMMTLSDDRRLEVLFEPGRDGGYRFTVASAPLADSAGTALRTHARGLVRRAATQPRSIDLAALRQRLAVVVPAPREPEGTQAFTLGPRFRTITAVHGGVPGEKLLTLALPESYAPEVARHSLHPSLLDAATTSARDRARDAIHLPFMYRKILVHDTLPAELVSHIRRRSGSPDTIVADLDVVTPDGRLLVEVEGFTMRRPPEHQSLANLVRPDGRAPLVPRPAAGGNGLPPNLGADLFLTLLGSRTPHQVGVLRYQGGGFVAGASSPTAQATLPSPPFGAEAPVPSPGPGAGPAVTASAPEGPPKSVVDGITEQLRAMWADALGIPEVGLTEDFFELGGNSLTAIELMSVIRERLGVDLSVAAVFDHSTLSSLAAEVERRLAETRAGG encoded by the coding sequence ATGGACACGAACATCGACTCCGTCGCGATCATCGGGCTGGCGGCGCGGGTGCCGGGTGCCGCCGACGCGGAGCAGTTCTGGCAGAACCTGAACGAGGGCCGCAACTGTGTCCGGATCGTCGACGAGGCCGAACTGGTCGCGGCCGGCGTCCCCCGCGAGACGCTCGCGGACCCCCGGTACGTCAGGGCGGTGGCCCAGGCCCCCGACATCGATCTGTTCGACGCCGAGTTCTTCGGCATGACTCCGCGTGAGGCGCAGGTCTGCGATCCACAGATCCGCCTGTTCCTGGAGGCGGCACACGCCGCGGTCGAGGACGCCGGATATCGCCCGAGCCAGCTCAGCGACGTGGGCGTCTTCGGGGCTGCGGGTAGCAACCGGTACCTCGATCTGTACCTACGGCCCGACGCCCGCTCCCACCGCAGCCTGACCGGCATCTCGCTGGGCACCTGGAACAATGCCGACTCGCTGGCGACGCTGGTGTCGTACAAGCTCAACTTTCGCGGGCCGAGCATGACCGTGCAGACCGCCTGTTCCAGTTCGCTCACCGCAGTGCACCAGGCCGTCAACTCGATCCGCATGGGCGAGTGCGACATGGCGCTGGCCGGTGGCGCGGAGGTGGAGCTGCCGCTCAGCCAGGGCTACTGGTGGACCCCCGACGGGCCGTTGAGCCGGGACGGGCTGTGCCGGCCGTTCGCCGCGGCGGCCACCGGTACGGTGTTCGGGAGCGGTGTGGGCGTCGTCTTCCTCAAACGGCTCTCGCAGGCCCTCGCTGACGGCGACCAGATCCGGGCGATCATCCGGGGTACCGCCGTGAACAACGACGGCGCTGGCAAGATGAGCTTCACCGCTCCCGGGGTCGACGGGCAGTCAGACGTGGTCGTCGAAGCACTCACGGTGGCCGGCGTCGAGCCGCGCGACCTTTCCCTGGTCGAGGCGCACGGCACCGGCACGGCGCTCGGCGACCCGATCGAGGTGTCGGCGCTGAAACAGGCCTTCGCCCGGCTCGGCGCCGCCCGTAGCGACGCGCCATGGTGCCGACTCGGCTCCGTGAAGGCCAACATCGGCCACCTTGGGCACGCGGCCGGCGTCGCCTCGCTCATCAAGACGGTGCTCTGCCTGGAGCACGAGCGGGTGCCGGGTCTGATCAACGTAGACCGGCCCAACCCGGAACTCGGTCTTGAGGGCTCCCCGCTGCTGATCGATCAGAACCCCGCGGAGTGGCCTCGCACGATGGGGCGCCCCCGACTGGCCGGGGTCAGCTCACTCGGCGTGGGCGGCACCAACGTGCACGTACTGGTCGAGGAGGGCCAGGTCCCGCAACCGCCGCGTATCGACGGCGACCCGAAGATCATTGTCTGGTCGGCGAGGTCCGCCGAGGCGGCGGACGCGTACCGGGGCCGGCTGGCTGAGTTCTTTGCGCGGCCCGGCGAGCCGGACCTCGCTGCCACGGCGAGCACGCTCCAACACGGCCGCACCGCCTATCCGTACCGGAGCGCAGTGGTCGCTTCCAGCTCGGCCGAGGCCGCCGCCTGCCTCACCGCCGTGGACGCCTCGGCGGTGCGCCGCGCGGCCGACCGCTCCGCGGACGTGGCGTTCCTCCTGCCTGGCCAAGGCGCCCAGCATTCGGGGATGGCTGCCGACCTCTACCCGCACGAGCCGGCCTTCGCCACTGCCCTCGACGAACTCTTCGACCTGTTCGCCGCGGAAGGCCTACCGGTGGCGGACGCCTGGCGTTCCGGCACGGATCGCGACCTCGCCGACACTCTCGTCGCGCAGCCGGTGCTGTTCGCGGTGGAGATCGCGCTGTACCGGATGTGGCAGTCCTACGGCGTCCGACCCGCGTACCTGCTGGGCCACAGTGTCGGGGAGCTGGCCGCGGCGGCCATGGCGGGGGTGTTCGATCTCCCCGACGCCGTCCGCGTCGTCGCCGCCCGCGCTCACGCGATGGCTCGTACGCCGGCAGGCGCGATGCTCGCCGTCGCCGCTCCGGCCGACGAGATCATCCCGCTGCTGCCCGACGAGTTGACCCTCGCGGTGGACAACGGCCCCCGGCAGTGCGTGGTCGCCGGAAAGCCGGAGCACGTCGATGCCTTCGCGCGCCACCAGCGGGCGCTCGGACAGCGGGTGCGACCGCTGCCCGGGCCCTACGCGTTCCACACCGCCGTCATGGAGCCGGCCGCAGCCGAGTTCGAGAAGACTCTCCGCACGGTCACCGCACGGCCACCGTCGCTGCCGCTGATCAGTGCCCGCACTGGTCGCCCGATGACCCCGGAAGAGGCCGTTGATCCGCGCTTCTGGGCGGCCCAGCTGGTGCAGCCGGTCCGCTTCGGGCCGGCGCTGGCGCACCTGCTGAGTCTGTCGCCGCGGGTACTGCTCGAGGTGGGCCCCGGCCGTACCCTGGCCTCGCTCGCCCGGTCCCGTTCGGACGGCGATCCCGACGGGTACCTGGTGCTCGGCACGCTGCCCCCGCGACGGGCGGAACCACCGGCGGACCGACGCGCGGTCCGGCACGCCGTGTCTGCCCTGTGGAGCGAAGGGCTCGACGTGAACTGGTCGGCCGTGTCTGGTGCTGGCATCCGCCGGGCCGCCGTGCCCGGTTATCCGTACCAGCGTGTCCGCCATTGGTGCGACGCGCCGACGGCCGGCCGGGACACCCCGAAGGCGCAGTCCTCGCCGGTCGGTCCCGGCTTTTCCGCGCCCGCCGTCGCCTCGACGAGCGTGGACGGCACGGTGTCGCCATTCACCACGATCGAGTGGGCCCGCGAGCCGGAGCTGCCGCCCGCGCCGACGACCGGCAGCCCCGGCCCGGTCGATGCCTTGGCGCTGCTGCCCGCCGACGACAGCCGCGCCCGTGACCTGGTGGTCGCGCTCAACCGGGCCGGGCTGCGGGTCACCGGCGTACCCCAGGGCCCGGACGACGGCGGCTTCCACCTCACGCCGGGCCGGCTGACGGACCTGGCCGAGGTTCTTCGCCGCCTCGCCGGAGAAGACCGGTACCCCCAGGTGATCGTCCACGGGTGGACCCTGGACCACGACCCGGACGATCCGGTCGCCGAGCGGGTGGAGAGCGCCTACCACAGCCTCGCGGAGGTGGTCCGCCAGGGCGTCCGTTCGGCCCCCTCCGGTCGTCCCGGGCTACTCGTGCTGACCCGGCGGTCGGTCGACGTCAGCGGCTCGGAAGCGATCGACCCGGCGACCGCGGCGCTGCATCCGCTGCTGCGGACCGTCGTGGACGAGGAGCCGGGAATGAGCGTCAGGCTCGTGGACGTCGGCGACGGCACGCCCGAGGACGCCCTCGTCGCCGAGCTGGCACGCTGGCGCGAACCGGGTTTCGTCGCGCTGCGCGGACACCGACGCTGGTGCGGCTTCGAGGCACCGTACCGGCCGGCGACGCAGGACGGCCCCGCGCTCCGGCGGGGCGGCGTCTACCTACTCACCGGCGGGACCGGCGGGCTCGGCCTCGCCGTGGCCAAGGCGATGGCCGCGACCGGCCAGCGCCCGTACCTCGCCCTGCTCAGCCGCAGCGGGACAGCCCCGGCGGCGGAGCTGGCCGCGATCCGTGCGTTGGGCGCCGACGTACGCGTCCACGCCTGCGACGTCAGCGACCGGGAGTCCCTGCGGGCCCTGGTTGACGAGATCACCGAAGAACGCGGCCCGGTGGCCGGGGTACTCCACCTCGCCGGGGTACCCGGCTCCGGTCTGGTGCAGTTCGGCAGGCCCGACCGCGTGGCCGACACCCTCCGGCCCAAGGTCCTCGGGGCGCTCGCCATCGAGGACGTCTTCCGGACCAGGCCGCCGCTGGACTTCCTCGTCTTCTTCTCCAGCCGAGCCGCCCTGGAGGGTCAGCCCGGCGGGGCGGACTATGCAGTGGCGAATGCCTTCCTGGATGCCTTCAGCCGTACGTGCGCCGTGCCGGCCGTCAGGACGCTGAGCATCAACTGGCCCGCGTGGAGCGGGGTGGGCATGGCGGTGGCGCCGGCGCTGCCGGCGGCGGCCGGCTCGATCCGCTGGCACCGGGTGGTCCGCCCACCGGACGAGCCCGTCATCGACGAGCACCGGCTGGACGACGTGCCGGTGGCCCCAGGCACCAGCCATCTCGACTTCGTTGTGACCGCGTTCCGCGAGGCGGTTCTCGACGGGGAGCGGGCCACGATCCATCTCGAGGATGTGGTGCTCCAGCAGATGATGACGCTGTCCGACGACCGTCGACTCGAGGTTCTCTTCGAGCCGGGCCGGGACGGCGGGTACCGGTTCACCGTCGCGTCCGCCCCGCTGGCCGACTCCGCCGGAACAGCGTTGCGGACCCACGCCCGTGGGCTCGTCCGTCGGGCGGCCACCCAGCCGCGATCCATCGACCTGGCAGCCCTGCGGCAACGGCTGGCGGTCGTGGTACCGGCCCCCCGTGAACCGGAGGGAACCCAGGCGTTCACACTCGGCCCACGGTTCCGGACCATCACGGCGGTGCATGGCGGCGTACCCGGCGAGAAACTCCTGACGCTGGCGCTACCGGAGTCGTACGCGCCGGAGGTGGCACGGCACAGCCTGCATCCCAGCCTCCTCGATGCTGCGACGACCTCGGCCCGGGACAGGGCCCGGGACGCCATCCATCTCCCGTTCATGTACCGGAAGATCCTGGTACACGACACGCTCCCGGCGGAACTGGTCAGCCACATCCGGCGTCGCTCCGGCAGCCCGGACACCATCGTGGCCGACCTGGACGTCGTCACACCCGACGGCCGGCTGCTGGTCGAGGTCGAGGGTTTCACCATGCGGCGCCCCCCGGAGCACCAGAGTCTTGCCAACCTCGTCCGGCCGGACGGGCGAGCACCGCTGGTGCCGCGTCCCGCCGCCGGGGGCAACGGCCTCCCGCCGAACCTCGGCGCGGATTTGTTCCTCACGCTGCTGGGCTCCCGTACCCCGCACCAGGTGGGCGTTCTCCGCTATCAAGGAGGCGGGTTCGTCGCCGGCGCAAGCAGCCCGACGGCCCAGGCGACGCTCCCGTCACCGCCGTTCGGCGCCGAGGCGCCCGTGCCGTCCCCCGGGCCCGGCGCCGGGCCGGCGGTCACCGCGTCCGCCCCGGAGGGACCGCCGAAGTCGGTGGTCGACGGGATCACCGAGCAGCTACGTGCCATGTGGGCCGACGCGCTCGGCATACCCGAGGTCGGCCTGACCGAGGACTTCTTCGAGCTCGGCGGAAACTCCCTGACCGCCATCGAGCTGATGTCGGTGATCCGTGAACGGCTCGGGGTGGACCTCAGTGTCGCGGCGGTCTTCGATCACTCCACCCTCTCCAGCCTGGCTGCCGAAGTCGAACGCCGGCTGGCCGAGACACGCGCGGGAGGATGA